Genomic segment of Prionailurus viverrinus isolate Anna chromosome B4, UM_Priviv_1.0, whole genome shotgun sequence:
GGACACGGAGAGCTCCTCGTGGTAGGCGCTGTCGGCAGAGACGATGGGGGCAAAGGCTGTCACGGGGAAATGTATTCTCGGATACGGTACGAGGTTGGTCTGGAATTCAGTCAGGTCCACATTCAAGGGCCCTTCAAACCGGAGGGAAGCAGTAATGGAAGAGACCGCCTGACCTATCAGCCTATTAATGTTGGCATAAGAGGGGCGTTCGGCACCGAGTTTGTGGTGGCAGATGTCATAGACAGCCTCGTTGTCCACCATGAAGGTGCAGTCCAAGTGCTCCAGGGTGGAGTGGGTGGTGAGGATGCAGTTGTAAGGTTCTACGACAGCAGTGGAGATCCTGGGGGCCGGATAGACCGAGAACTCCAGCTTTGTCTTCCTGCTATATTCTGCCGCGAGCCTCTCCATTAAGAGAGATGTAAATCCCGATCCAGTCCCTCCTCCAAAGCTCCGGAAAATCAAAAATCCCTGAAGCCCACTGCAGTGCTCCGCCTGGGGAAGTAAAGGAGACGTGAGAATGGGCCCAACGAAGCCAGAAGCAGTGAGAGGGGACACTACAAGCTCCcccgaacaaacaaaaccttcacAAAGGACTGGTCAACCGTGACCAGCGCCACGGTAACACATGAGAGCGTGTGGGGTAGGGGAGGCGCTTTAGAATTTTACTGTAGGCAAAACCTGAACATCCACCTGTTGTTAGCTGCCCTCCACGGGTTTATCTGCATGCGATCTAAAGCAAGGTCTCTATCAgtaacaaagacaagaaaatgactggcaaaataatgaagcaacagatcCCTCCCCCTCCGCCAGTAGATGAAGTACTTATCACCTCTATACCCAGTCCACTCTGTGGGTGTAAAAGGCATCGCATTACTTAAGGATTATGTCGAACACCAAAACAGGTCCTAGACAAAGGATTCTCCAGATCCCCGAAGAAGAACTGACTGTTCGTAAGTAGGGTAACTCATCTCCAGGTAGGATATGCCTCTTGTTAACTTCACAAATAGTGGGATGCTACTGGAAAAGGACGAGTGTCCAGATGCTTTGGAAGTCTGTGATAACAAGATAAGCCACGAGTTGGGCAGaagcaagagtggaagggggCTAATCCTTAAAAAGAAGGACCTCCTGCCATTTGTACAGCATGGATGGACGTTAagggcattacgctaagtgagGGAAGTCAGACATAGAAAGCCAGATACTGTATCACCCCATTTGTATGCATGGATCAAACTCATAAAAAGGGAAAGTAGAAGAGTGTCtgccaggggctgtgggtgggggcaACCCAGAGTCAACGGTTGCAGGGCAGAAACTTTCAGTTAGAAAGTGAATGAGTTCTGGGGATCTAGCGGGCAGCATGGTGACTCTAGTccacaatactgtattgtatgcttgaaagctgctaagaaatggggcgcctgggtggctcagtcagttgagcgaccgacttcagctcaggtcatgatctcccgcggtcacgggttcaagccccacgttgggctctggagcctgcttcagattctgtgtctccctctctctctgcccctccctccctcgcactctctgtctctcaaaaataaagaagcattaaaaaaactaaaataaaaaaaggaagttgctaagagagatctTAAACGCTCTTACCACACGCACACACGTTAACCATATTCCCGCAATCGCTGTACAGGACAGGTGTATAAAATCATCACACGTATACCTTGAATTTACACAATGTTGTGTGTCAGTTAGACCTCAATAAAGCagtgggggaaaaataaaacatttccccataaatctagaaaaaaaaaaaaaaaaaccaaaatagagCAGATGGGGCTATATATAACAAGGGTAAAGGTCTCTTCGGCCCTTCCTACGGAACAAAGCGTAATCAGAGCCAACATACGGTGGCTTCTCGACTTTGCGCATCCGCAAGAGGCTCCAAGGGGAGAGGCTGGATGCCGTGATGCCTGTGCTAGAAAATGCCGGTCCCTTGGGAGGTGGGGCCCAGGCACCGGGGCACCTGTCTAGGGAGAGGGGAGCCACTTGCCAGCTTTCGGATCCTCTCCAGCACGAGGTCGATGATGCCCATGCCGACAGAGTAGCGGCCTCGGGCGTAGTTGTTTGCCGCGTCTTCCTTGCCGCTGACGAGCTGCTCCGGGGGGAAGAGCGAGCGCTGCCGGCCGGCTCGGATCCCATCTGCAGGGGGAGACGAGGTCAGTGCGCTCCCATCTGCAGGGGGAGAGGCGCTCAGCGCGCTCCCATCTGCAGGAGGAGACGAGGTGGGCACGCTCCCATCTGCAGGGGGACATGAGGTCAGCGTGCTCCCATGGTCAGGGGGAGACGAGGTCAGCACGCCCTGCTCCGAATTCTTGCACGGCCCAGGACCCCAATTGCTCCGTCCTCCCGTGTGGTGGACAAATGGCTTGAAACCACGGAATCACCCTTCCTTAGTCTAGGGACAGGTATCATTATTCCCAGATAAGCAGAAAGTATGTTTCCCTATCACACACCCTTCATCAGTTCCTTAGCTTGCCGTGGCTTCGGACAAGAGAAATCTGTTCTCTCACAGCTCAGGAAGTCGCACATCAGGGTGTTAGCAGTGCTGGTCCCTTCCGGAGGTGACAGGGAGAGGCTGTTCCATGCcactctcctggcttctggtgacCTCTGCCAGTTTGGGGAGTTTCTCTGAGTGTACCTGCATGACCCCAGTGCCTGCCTCTGTCACACGTGCCATTCCCCCTGCCGTGTCCCCTCTTCTTCCCATAAGGACACAGACCGTGGGCTGTAGGGCCGACCCCCATCCAGTGTGACCCCATCTTAACTCAGTACAggtgcaaagaccttatttccaaatgaagtcacattctgaggttctaggTGGACACAGATATTTAAGAGACACTATTCACACCCATCACACACCCTGGGATCACACTGGCATTTCAAGGCCAGGTACCTCTATCCACAAATGGCCAACTGTGTGCCAGCAAAGCAAGGAAAAGCGTACCAATCTAAATCATTAGTAGGATGCAAGGAAAGAGGCTTTAACAAGGAAGGTGTGGCCAACTCAAACACTCACACAACTCAAATGCAGTTAACATAAATGCCTAAAACAGGGAAACGGGTTATGATACTGGCAATCTTCAGTACAACCAAGCGCAACTCCTGCCtacttttgttgccttttagAAACCTGGGCAGCATGAGGAAAAACCAAGACACATGTGTCCCAGGTCCATGTCCTGCTCCCCAAATTCAGAACCATCCACATAGCGCACTTCCTGAAGAATTATGTTGGAGGGCTAAGCAGGCTCTGGGGACGCTGCCCTGGTTACGGCGGGACACTGCACGGCAGCAAGGGCGTGTGTCCAAGAATCCGGTTCCTGCATTCAGGTTCTCCTTCCCCATTCAGCTACGGGGCAGTCACTTACCATCCCTAAGCCTCCATTGTCGCATCTCACAAACATGGATAATAACAAGACCTGCCCCATTGAActgttacaaggattaaatgagatcacaggGCACAACACACAACCCACAGGAAACCATTACAAATAATAatgatacaggggcgcctgggctcagtcagttgagcttccgacctcagctcaggtcatgatctcgcggttgacgagttcgagcccggcatcgggctctgcgctgacagctcgaagcctggagcctgcttccgattctgtgtctccctctctctctgcccctgccccgctcgtgctctgtcttctcactctctctcaaaaataaaaacattaaaaaaaattttttttaatgatgatacAATTAGCTCAGGACATGTATTTATGCAAATTCCACACTGGTCCCGTCACCAGATACCTATAGTTCATTTCAGAAGATCACTGCCTAAGAGGAAATGAGCCAATGTCCAAGAACAAGATGGCTCTCTCAACTCACCTTGCTCCCCTGCACATCACCATGAATTTCTAAACCACAATTTTGTACACCCCCAAATACTTAAAtttaccaaaatttatttaaatgagttTTAACATACGcacaccaaaaaaaataaacaaacaaaaaacccaaagttaAGGTTTTTGAAAGATACACTTATAAACAAGATAGAAGTGGGCATATAATTCTGGGTGGACTCTGCTTTCCACCTAAAAGTCTAAGGCTGAATTCAGCCTAAGAAGGGAATTTATAGCATTCTGGAAGCCCGGTTCTTCATGATAATGTCCAGTTGAGATTCTGAAGGTAGTTCCATAAATTCTTTCAGTAAAATCGACTTTTCCAGAGATCAGTGATTATAGCACTGCCATTCGTGAGCACACCCAAACTGTCCGCTCCCTTCCTGGCACCTTTTCCACTTTGCTCAGAGACACGAGTGATCTGGCCCAGAGTCTTTACCTAACCAGCACCCTCAGGAAgtgaagtggtttttaaaaaggatgatTTGACAATCCTTGCTTCCTTACTTCCAAAGCTGTTCGGCCCCACTCCACCTGAAATCCTTACAACTGTCTCCCCCAAAATCTTAAAGTTGCCAAAGCCTTTCTCCAACCACACCTCCTAGCCCACGACCCAGCCCGGTGGTCTTTCTGTACCATTGCCCCCCCACTCGGCCCCAAGTTCCTGCCACACCACACGGAACTCCTGTGACACGTGCAGGTTCCTCCAGGCCTCTGTGAATCTGTCAGTGCTGCTCCCTCGGGAGAAGACGTTGGATGGCTCTCTAGTTACTCGTCCCTTCCTTGGGGACACCTCTGCACCTCGCAGACATTTCTGTTGTTACTAGGTGGCATCGTACAACACTGAcattttttagataaaaaataatcaacCGCTGGCAACTTTATATGGTTCGGCTTAACACAGCTGTTCGTGTTGCTACCACCATTTACATTGTCTTCTCCACTAGCTTATGCtgtttcgttgttgttgttgttaaaagaGAATGGCTcttcaaagcataagagactcttaaaaactgagaacaaactgagggttgatggggggtgggagggaggggagggtgggtgatgggcattgaggagggcacctgctgggatgagcactgggtgttgtatggaaaccaatgtgacaataaacttcatatattgaaaaaaataaaaattaaaaaaatttaaaaaaattaaaaaaaaaaaagagaatggctCTTATTAGTATGCAAATCTGGGGCCAAACCCAGTTCTACCCTCAAAAGTTCAACGATCTAAGGCAAGTTCCAGAACCTGCCCAAGACTGGGCGGCTTCATCTGTCAACTGAGGATAGCAAGGTTTCCTGACAGAATACTAAAGGGATTATAGGAAAATATCCGTGCAGTTCCTCACTGATACATGGtactgctatggactgaatgttcgTGTCTCCCCAAGATCTGTCTTGAATAGGTGTTGAAGCCCTCACCCCCGGCGTGATGGTGTGGGGAGGTCACCGGGCCATGGGGGTGGGGCCCTCGTGAATGGGGTTAGTGCCCTTGTCAGAGGACAGAGAGCggacctctctctctgctatgtGAGGACAtggcaagaaggtggccatctgcaaagcCAGAAGACAGCGCTCATCAGAGACCGACCACGCTGCCACCCTggtcttgaacttccagcctccacaacAGCGAGAAATAAATTCCACCGTTTAACCCCTAGTCTACGATATTTTGTCACAACAGCCTGAACTCACTAGGACGGCAGCAGGGAAGGGATCaatattcattcatctgtctaCTCCCATTACCTAGATGGATGAATGTTCATTGAATTTTGCTAAATTCCTTCTCACCACGACCTTGTGCTCCCGGCAGTTTCTTTTCCCACTCCTCCTCCCTTCGTGTTACTTTCACGGGTCTGCTCACACAGCCTGGCCCTGCGACGGGTGATCAGAGCCGGAGGCTTGCCGCCCGCCCCAAATCCCTCCTCGCCTGGTCCCCACCTCACGGGTACCATCCACCCCAGCTTTGCTCTCGGCCCCTTCAGACTCACACTTGGCACACTCCTCACACGTCACTTgaccctctgtcctcctctccaaACATGTCTTAAATCTCTACTCCTATCTCCAAGGTCTCACACACCATCACCCCATTATTCCAATCAGAACTCCTCAATGAGCACCTTCCTCCCCGCCACCAAATCCTTGGTCACTAccccagagaagagagggaaggaggagaagaacgATGCACCCTCAGTCATGGGGCCCCACAGCCACTCTGAaccgtccctccctcccctctctcccttgttCTGCCTAGGAATATCTTTAGTAGAATTCTACTCCACaaacacaacctaaacttacctTCCCTTTACTCAAAACCACTCAGGCTGGCTTTGGAGAACATCAGCCACTTTCACAGCTTTTTAGTACTAACTCTATCGGGTAACTTTTCACTGAACACCTCTGGTTTCCCATCTTCTAAGGGGAAGGGACCAACCTGCAGACCCTTCAAATTCCTCATGCCCAAAACTAGGTCCCCTTCTGGAATTCCTACCTCATTTCTCAACCCCATTATTGAAACAGCGAAATCTGGGAGACACCCCCGAATTCTCTCAAGAACATCCATTGGCAAATGTTccattcctgtttctttttattttttttaaagtttacttacttattttgagagagagagagagagagcgcgcgcacaagcaggggagaggcagaaagaaagaatcccaagaaggctctgtgctgtcagcacagagtccgacacggggcttgaacccacgaaccatgagatcatgacctgagctgaaattgagagagtgagatgcttaactgattgagccaccaggcgcctcaATCCTCTACTGTTTAGACCCTTCTCAAATTGGTATTCTCCATTCCAGTCCAACCAACACAAAAATCTTGTAACTTAATCTACTCTCTTTCTAGATCAGTacttggcacagagcaggtgctaaAGAAATATTGAATACAGGAATGAATACATCTCTGTGATTAATATTACTGAAGTATAGTTCTAAATCTGCCATTCCCTTGCTCTAAGTCTTTTGATTTCCCATCAGATTCATACCACACATATTATTCAAGGAAATTCCATAGTCTGCCTCCATGCCAGTTTAAGTCTTCTGTGACTCCACTGTATCAACATCCTCTCCATTTTCAAGCAGAAACAATATTCACAGGTATCTGAGTGTGTCTTTGCTCgtgttttccattctctttcatCTGTGAACTGTTAAAAGTCCTCTTACCCCGTCTTCAAGATTCAGCTGGACTATCACTTTGTCCATCAAGTCTTTTCTGATCTCTTCCAGAGAGGTAAGGCTCTCGCCCTCTCTTCCTTCAGCTCGCCCTCTCTTCAAGGCCTTCCTTGACATTCTTTTAGAAAAAGCACCTCCCACCACTTGGACAACATTCCCTACCCCTACGGCTCTGCCTTATTTTTCCCCATCCACCGATCACCATCAGGCACGCTATTTGGTTTTTATAGAACTGCCCGCCACTAGAATATGGGCTCCATGAAGAGTACGACTACATACACCTCCAATGTCAAGGACAGTGCCTCACACGTATGAGGCTCTCTTAGTTGCTGAAGAGAACAAGGAAAATCAGCACCTTCTCCTCCAAGCTGGAGCATACGCCTCTTTGGTTGGGCCAGCTCTGGACCCTCTCTTTATGCTGTATTCCAGAGGACTGGGGAATTTCTTCTGGTTTCTTCCTGCCTCCTAGCTCTTCCCTGACTTGCTCAGCTCCTGATCCCAGGTCTTAAACCTCCAACTGGCCCAGCGTCTTCGGATTGGCACAAGTTAAAATACCTGCTACAATATTCATAATTCTGAGATGTGGCCTCTCGCGTTGCTTCTTTAGTTACATTTACCGCAGTCCTCTGGGGACATATTCCACTCCGTCCGGGTTTCGGGGATATCAGACTGCAACTGAAGCTCACGGCTGCAAAGTCCCACTTGTCAGAAACAAAAATTCAGATATTCTCTTCGGGCACTGATAACTCAGAGTCCAAATACAACGTAACTGCCTCTCTTAGCCTCAGACTAGCTTCGCCTGTTCTTGAAGCCACtgctatttccttatttttaattctttcacgTCTAGCAAATACTGAATCTGTCTGCAGGCATCCGGGCTTCAGCGTTTCTCATGTTTCCCTCATAATAACCCTTTCCAGCTTCTGCTTCCCACGGGCACCAATCAACCTTCAGTGTGATACCTGATCTGACATTGTTCTGATCGGGAAATGAACTCTAATCCAGCACGTACAGACTGCATTTTCCAAGGATGGCCACCAGAGTATTTCTCATCTCATGTGTGCTTCTCAGACCTCGCTCTTGGTGCATCAAGAGGTGAGGTCTTATACTCCCTTCCTCGGTGAATCTCTGTTTGTAATGGCCTTGACCCAGCGAATAACAGCAGGTCAACACCCTTCCAAGCCTAGAGTATTAAAATGCCATGGACTTCAGCCTTGTGCTCCTGGGATGCTTGCTCTTGGAACCCCGCTGCCGTGCTGTGAGGAAGTCTCGGCAGCCCGCGGGGAGGCCCGTGGCCCCCACAGCCCTGACCCAGCTCTTAGCCAACAAGCCAGCACCAACTTGCCAGCCATGAGGGTGAAACACTTCCAAAGTGCatcctccaggggtgcctgggtggctcggtcggttgagcgtccgacttcagctcaggtcatgatctcacagttcgtgagttcaagccctgcgtcgggctctgtgctgacagctcagagcctggagcctgcctcggatactgtgtctccctctctctctgaccctcccccgctctcactctgtctgtctctctctctctaaaataaataaacattaaaaaaataaataaaaaaagaattcttcaaaGTGGATCCTCCAGCTCCCACTTGAGCCTCCTTAGGACACCCTGTAGAGCAGAGAGGAGCACTGCCCTCTGAGCCCCGTCCAAACTGTAGAGTCATGGACAAAATAGTGATCATTATTGTTTCAAACCACTAATTTTGGAGGCAGTTTATTACACAGCAGTAAATAATTGGATGCATAATACCAAACCCAAATCCACCCTCCTCTCCAGCCTTTCCAAGTCAGTAagaccccttcctccccccagcaTTTCTGTAGACCCATTTCAAGTGCTTACTCAAGTCTTCCATTAATAATCATAACGTTGTATTCACTTCCCCCACAATTAGAAGATTTATTTGGCTCCTTGCCTCTTTGGAATCATGTTCGGGTCATGCCaaatttcagattctttgtcaGAAGCTTCTAGCAACCGGCTTTCCAATCCAGGAAAAGATCTAGTCTTCTGCTACAACAGACGTGTGTGGAGAAACTCACAAGGTTTGAATGCGTTTTATCACATAGGAAAAGAGAGCTAAGCTAGTATGCCCTCTGGGTACCTGACATGGTCATGAGTGACcttctaaatttaaaaagggTCCCTGTGATCCTGTTGAGATAGATCCAGTGTAATCTGATGATCCCAGGCACTCGTACTGGGTTTGTGTGCTGTGGTTGTGGACCTGGTTAAGCACGCTAGAACGCCAGCCCCACATTACCTATAACAGTTGGCTCCAGGTCCGTGAAGAGGGCTCTGGGCACGTGCTTCCCGGCTCTGGTCTCACTGAAGAAGGTATTGCAAGACGCGCCCATATGCTCCATTTTAGCATTCTCCACCTGATCCTTTTTACTGTCGAGAACAGCGCCGTCTGGCTGGATTCCATGTTCCAGGCAGTAGAGTTCCCAGCAAGCATCCCCAATCTGGATGCCAGCTTGGCCAATGTGAATGGAAAGGCACTCCCTCTGAAATAAGCCATAGTAAGTTAGAACGAAGCAGGCCTTCTTAGGTAACACACGCTCTGTCCCTCAGTAATTCTGCTCACAATTGAGAGAAACCAACTAGCTGAAGccagcaacagaaatgtattataaAGCTAATGAAAAGAGTCTCACGGAAAGCAAAAACCAGGCTGCAGGTAAGCTTTAGGAACAATTAAACCAAGGACTCCAATTTCACTAAAAGGTTTCTTTCAACAATGTAATTTAAGCGCCTATTGTGCAATGGGGCTAAGAATGAGGTAAGGCTATATACATGTTAAATACCATATATGTATACAATCAAGCTGCCTCACCCAGAAGAATAGCTGCTAGTTACTGGAAAGGAATAAACCCCGCCCCctcaaaaatcaatttataaCCTTGACACGTATTAAGACCCAGTGCACTTTAAAGTGCTACCTTTTCATATCTTGAGATTTTATATTTACTATTCAGATGTGCTCTGAATAAGGAAGGATGTTCTAAGCATAAAAGTAGTGGAAAATTTACCAAGGAAACTTACATGTAAGGGATTTAACAACCCAGAAATGTTTAGACTCAATActgtaataaacaaacaaaaatgttgatGTATGTAAAAATTAACTTACATACAGTCCTTCACATTAAGGGCTATAGATAAggcaattttatatatattaattaaaaaaaaaacacttgtggggtgcctggctggctcagtcagtagagcacgtgactctcaatcttggggttgtgagtttgagcctcacgtggAGGGTAGAGGTTACTTTAAAGTAAAATCTCCTTTTTCCCTAGACttcaatagttttattttattttattttattttattttattttattttattttattttactttattttattttacatatattttaccacaacaaaattttaaaaaacacctcAAAACCCTAGCATAAGGTATACTCCATAAaagtactttttttgtttatacTTCTGGAAATTtcccacatatacacatacatacttaaaAACACTCAGAAGTGTAACATACATGTTACTATACATCGGGTTTCTTTTTTACCTATTAATACATGTTGGAGAGCTAACCATTTGTTTgcataaaatagtttatttttatttgtatgtatttaattctttttttttctttaatttgagagagagtatgcatgcaagtgggggagagggtcagaggaggagagagagaaaatcccaagcaggctccacaaccagcacacagcccaatgtagggctcgatctaatgaccctggaatcatgacctgagccaaaatcacgagtcaga
This window contains:
- the TUBAL3 gene encoding tubulin alpha chain-like 3 isoform X1, with the protein product MGIIDLVLERIRKLAEHCSGLQGFLIFRSFGGGTGSGFTSLLMERLAAEYSRKTKLEFSVYPAPRISTAVVEPYNCILTTHSTLEHLDCTFMVDNEAVYDICHHKLGAERPSYANINRLIGQAVSSITASLRFEGPLNVDLTEFQTNLVPYPRIHFPVTAFAPIVSADSAYHEELSVSDITAACFDFSNQLIKCDPRLGKYMACCLLYRGDVVPKDVNAAIAATKLRNSVQFVDWCPTGFKVGINSQPPTVTPGGDLAKARRAVCMLSNTTAVVEAWARLDHKFDLMYAKRAFLHWYVGEGMDEGEFLEARKDLAALEKDYEEVGQSP
- the TUBAL3 gene encoding tubulin alpha chain-like 3 isoform X2, whose product is MEHMGASCNTFFSETRAGKHVPRALFTDLEPTVIDGIRAGRQRSLFPPEQLVSGKEDAANNYARGRYSVGMGIIDLVLERIRKLAEHCSGLQGFLIFRSFGGGTGSGFTSLLMERLAAEYSRKTKLEFSVYPAPRISTAVVEPYNCILTTHSTLEHLDCTFMVDNEAVYDICHHKLGAERPSYANINRLIGQAVSSITASLRFEGPLNVDLTEFQTNLVPYPRIHFPVTAFAPIVSADSAYHEELSVSDITAACFDFSNQLIKCDPRLGKYMACCLLYRGDVVPKDVNAAIAATKLRNSVQFVDWCPTGFKVGINSQPPTVTPGGDLAKARRAVCMLSNTTAVVEAWARLDHKFDLMYAKRAFLHWYVGEGMDEGEFLEARKDLAALEKDYEEVGQSP